Below is a genomic region from Persephonella sp..
GCCTGTAGTATTCTTCAGCTTCAGATAGGGAATCTTGAGCAACTTTCAGATTTTCTTTTGCTGTCAAAAATCTCTCATAAGCGGCTTTTACCTGCAGTTTGATATCATTTTTTATCTGTTCAAGTTTAAGTTTTGTTTTTTTATGTTCTATTTTTTGTTTTAAATAGCTGTAGTAGGGTTTCAGGCTCTGGAACTTCCATGTTATACCAACTGTCAGAGCATAATTTTCTTTCGGATCAAGGTATGGATACTCATTTGTGTAAAAATATTTAGCCTGTGCGTAAACCTTTGGGTAAAACTCTGAAAGCTCTATTTTTTCAACCTTTTTGAGCTGTTTTGATTTTATGTCAACAACCTTGATAAGATGTCTGTTGATCAGGGCTTTTTTATAAAGATTAGAAAGGTTTAAGTCTTTGGGGATATCTAATTTTACAGGCTCTATCTCAAAATCTGTATCTAATTTTTCATTGAGAAGATTTTTCAGTCTTGCTTTTGCAATCTTGAGATCCCCTTCAGCTTTCCTGAGATCTCTTTTTATCTGGGACATTCTTACCTTAGTCTGAAGTATATCTATCTTTGCAACCAATCCCTGTCTGTAAAACTCCTTTACCCTGTAAAGATGTTTTTCTACAGCCTCAAGCTGTTTTTTGTAAATATGAACAACAGAGCTTGCCATCAAAACATCTATGTAAGCTTTTTTTACTTCTGTTTTTATCCTGATTAACTCCTCAAGATAAAGCTCGTTTGATGCTTTTTTTTCATATTTTGAGATTTTTAGCTTTTCAAATCTTGAAAACCCTGTAAACAGGTAGTAATTAA
It encodes:
- a CDS encoding TolC family protein, translating into MKRLIFFILFPIISYGMSIDEAVERAVNNNLSLKQYRLNIKKAEYQIKEDINLFMPELFTNFSFTSMKDTPYQKLPAGVLPFPFSFKQTEKDFRYFDIGINYYLFTGFSRFEKLKISKYEKKASNELYLEELIRIKTEVKKAYIDVLMASSVVHIYKKQLEAVEKHLYRVKEFYRQGLVAKIDILQTKVRMSQIKRDLRKAEGDLKIAKARLKNLLNEKLDTDFEIEPVKLDIPKDLNLSNLYKKALINRHLIKVVDIKSKQLKKVEKIELSEFYPKVYAQAKYFYTNEYPYLDPKENYALTVGITWKFQSLKPYYSYLKQKIEHKKTKLKLEQIKNDIKLQVKAAYERFLTAKENLKVAQDSLSEAEEYYRLTVEQFKNQLASTTDVLDAESMLTSAKKGREISYYRLLKAYFDLQEAVGGSI